CTTGTAAATGTTTTTGATGTGACCGTTTACAGTTTCAGGGCTAATGAAACAGGATTCGGCAATCAATTTATAACTCATTCCCTGAACAAGATATTTCACAACTTCTTTCTCCCTGTCTGAAAGGTCAAAATCATTAACTGCTTCTGCTGACGGTTTATGTTGTACCATCTTCAGTACTTTTCTGGCTATGCTTGGTGTCATTGGAGAACCGCCTTCATAAACTTCTTTGATCGCGGCAAGCATTTGAACCGGAGGAGTGCTCTTTAGAATATACCCTTCGGCCCCGTTGCAAATAGATTGAAATATTCTATCGTTGTCATCAAAAATGGTCTCCATCAGGATTTTCACATCCGGAAAATTTTCTTTCACGATTTTCACCGCTTCAATACCCGAAATTCCGGGCATTTCAATGTCCATGAGAATGACATCAGGATTTGTTTGCCTGATGTCATTTATAATGTCCGTGCAGTTGGCAAACGCTCCGACACATTCAAATCCGAGACTTCCATTAATAAGCTGGAACAATCCCTCGCGTAAACTCCTGTTATCTTCAAAAATAATTACTCTCAATGTTTTCATGCTTTAAATTTTAGTTCAACACTTGTTCCGCTTCCTTTTTCTGATTCTATTTTCAATTGCGCTTTCATTTCTTCAGAGCGATATTTCATATTGAGCAGGCCGTTACCTTTTGATGTCTGAGAGACATCAAACCCGACTCCATTGTCCCTGACTGCCAACTTTATTAATCCGTTTTCATTGGTTAAGGTGATGGATGCACGAGTCGCATTGGAGTACTTTACAAGATTGTTGAGCGCTTCTTTAAAAATCAGGTAAAAATTTCTTCTCGATTCCAGGGAAAGTTTTGTCTCATTTAAATTTTCATCTGCCTGAAATGTGTGTTCAATATTTTTTGCCTTAAGCAAATTGTACGCAAGCGTGCCCATGCGTGAAATGATATTTTCAAATGTATCGTTCTTTGGATTGATGGTCCAGACAATATCACTCATCACTTCAATTATTTTTCTTGAAGCATCTCCGATCTGTTCCAGTTCATCAACTACAGCCGGAGATTTTTGCTTCGCCACCTCGCTGTAAACCGAAATACTGTTTAACGTAGAGCCGACATCATCGTGAAGGTCGCTTGCAATTCTGTTACGGATACTTTGCAATTTCAGTTTATTCGATATCCTGAAATTATTATAAACAAAAAATGAAAGTATCAACAACAACGCAAGTCCGCCAATGAAATAATTCTTAATCAGTTTTTGTTTTTTGATTTCTACATCTGCCACAGCCAGTTGTTTTTCGTTATCGGCTTTTGTTGCTGCTTCTTTTTTATCAAACGCGTAATTCATTTCCTTGCGTGTGATTTCATCATTCTTCTCCTGATCAAAAAGTGTATCTTTTAACGCCATTGCGTTTTTATAGTGAATCATAGAAAGCTTGTATTTCTCTGCTGCCATTGCAAACTGCCCATTGCGCATGGCCAACTGGGCTGTGGTGTCGTAAAGTTGGGAAAGTGATTCTTCAAATAGTCTTAAATTATTCTTAGCACCAATACTATCGCCAAGTGCAATTGCTTTTTTCAGTTCCACTTCTGCCTCTTTAAATTTTCCTGTTAAGATATAAAGTAAGCCGATGTTGCCGAGATTCATTGCAATTCCATTCCTATCGCCTAATTCTTCATTTATTTTCAAGGCCTGTAATTGATAGTCCAGCGCTTTGGGATAATCGCTTTCCTCAATATAGATATTTCCGATGTTGCCGAGAGCCAGAGCTTCCCCATTTATATCTCCAAGTTCTTTCGTCAGTTTCAAATGTTTAAGAAAATAGTCCAAAGCTTTGGGGAAGTCCTGTTGTTGAGCATAGGCACTTCCGATATTGCCAAGATTATTTACTTGTAATTCTTTATTTCCGAGTTCTTCCGCCATTTTTAATGCTTTGAAATAATAGTCCAGCGCTTGGGGATAATCACCTTTCTCAATATAGACATTTCCGATGTTGCTTAGATTCCTTGCAACGCCATTTTTATCTCCGAGTTCTTCATTAATTTTCATTGCCTTTAAATGATAGTCCAACGATTTAATATAATCGCCCTGAGTAACATAGACCATTCCGATATTGCCGAGTTCCAGTGCGATTCCATTTTTATCTCCGAGTTCTTCTGCCACTTTCAATGACATCAAAAAATTGTCCAACGCTTTAGAATAATCGCCCTGGTTAAAATAAACATGTCCGATATAGCTAAGGTCCTTTACAATTCCTTTTTTATTTCCAAGCTCTTCATCCATTTTCAATGCCTTGAAAAGATAGTCCGATGCTTTGGAATAATTGCCTTTGAAAAAATAATAAGTACCCAGGTTTCCTATAGATTTAGCGATGCCTTTTTTCCATTTTGATTTTTCGGCAAGAGCGAGTGCCTGGTTGCCGAGTATTATGGCTGTATCGGTGTTGGAATACATCAGCTCCCAGCCGAGGTTGTGGAGCAGATTTACCTTGTTCGTATCCTCCTTTGCCGTTTTCAAAACATTCAACAACGAATCAATCGCCTGTTGATTCTGCGCCAGAGCAGAATTAAATAAAACTCCGCACAGGAATAAAACGGAAATAAAACGGAGATTTTTTTTCATAGCTCAATGCTTCAGTTAATCGGGGATTTAAACTTATGTATAAAAATCGCAGCAAATGTAACCAGCTCATACTTCATCTGAAACCCCTTGAATATGGTGTTTTACTCTGCTTGCATCAGCAAAACACCCTGTTTATGGCATTGCTCTGTCTTTTCTATCGCTCCACCTTTGCCCCGTTCAAATATCAATAATTTTACTCAAACAGCTAAAACAATAATAAAATGAAAAAACAACTACAAAAAAAGGTTTATGCCTTCATCGTTACAGTATTGATGTTTTCTACACTTTCAAATGCACAGGTTGTTTATACAGATGTAAATCCGGATATGGTGCTTAGTTGCATCTTTCAAACCAATTGCTCGCCGGATTATTCACTTGACTTGAATAATGACGGGATCAGTGATTTTGTCTTGTCAGCAAGCAAAATGTTTGTAAATTGCGGTAGATGTGGTCCTACCGGGGGTCATACTATGGCCAATGGAAATTCAGCAGTGATAAGTTCAACTTCTAATTGTTGGATAGCTGATACCACCGGAGGATATGCTTTAAATACACTTATTAATTCCTCTTTGGCCTGGACGAATGCTATACATACTTTGGTTACAAAAAGTGTAAATTGTGAGTCTTGTTCACCATCTCCCGGTAGTCATCTTGTTTATTTACCCGAAACCGGTAACTGGATTAATGTTTCCGGAAACTACCTCCCTTTAAAAGTACAGGTGGGAACTGACTTTTTTTATGGATGGATTAAACTTGGAGTATTGATAGGCCAAAATACAGTTTCAATTACGATTTATGAATACGCTTACAATTCTATTCCCAACCAACCCATACTTGCCGGACAAACAACTGTCACAGGAATAATTGAAAACTCCCTTGCTTCATCAATAAATCTTTTTCCCAATCCTGTCACAAACCATCTCACCATTGCTTTGGGCAACAATACCAAAAAGGCCGATGTAACAATCGCAGACATTACCGGAAAAATAATTTATTCAACATCGGCAAGTGAAACACAAAAAATAGAAGTAAACACTAAAGATTTCCCAGCTGGAATTTATATTGTACAAATTCATTCAGGAGAATTTATTGGAACAAAAAAACTTGTCGTAGAAAAATAAAGTTTGCGAATATTTGAACGGCGTATCTTCATG
Above is a window of Bacteroidota bacterium DNA encoding:
- a CDS encoding response regulator transcription factor; its protein translation is MKTLRVIIFEDNRSLREGLFQLINGSLGFECVGAFANCTDIINDIRQTNPDVILMDIEMPGISGIEAVKIVKENFPDVKILMETIFDDNDRIFQSICNGAEGYILKSTPPVQMLAAIKEVYEGGSPMTPSIARKVLKMVQHKPSAEAVNDFDLSDREKEVVKYLVQGMSYKLIAESCFISPETVNGHIKNIYKKLQVHSKSEAVAKAIKGKIV
- a CDS encoding tetratricopeptide repeat protein; translation: MKKNLRFISVLFLCGVLFNSALAQNQQAIDSLLNVLKTAKEDTNKVNLLHNLGWELMYSNTDTAIILGNQALALAEKSKWKKGIAKSIGNLGTYYFFKGNYSKASDYLFKALKMDEELGNKKGIVKDLSYIGHVYFNQGDYSKALDNFLMSLKVAEELGDKNGIALELGNIGMVYVTQGDYIKSLDYHLKAMKINEELGDKNGVARNLSNIGNVYIEKGDYPQALDYYFKALKMAEELGNKELQVNNLGNIGSAYAQQQDFPKALDYFLKHLKLTKELGDINGEALALGNIGNIYIEESDYPKALDYQLQALKINEELGDRNGIAMNLGNIGLLYILTGKFKEAEVELKKAIALGDSIGAKNNLRLFEESLSQLYDTTAQLAMRNGQFAMAAEKYKLSMIHYKNAMALKDTLFDQEKNDEITRKEMNYAFDKKEAATKADNEKQLAVADVEIKKQKLIKNYFIGGLALLLILSFFVYNNFRISNKLKLQSIRNRIASDLHDDVGSTLNSISVYSEVAKQKSPAVVDELEQIGDASRKIIEVMSDIVWTINPKNDTFENIISRMGTLAYNLLKAKNIEHTFQADENLNETKLSLESRRNFYLIFKEALNNLVKYSNATRASITLTNENGLIKLAVRDNGVGFDVSQTSKGNGLLNMKYRSEEMKAQLKIESEKGSGTSVELKFKA
- a CDS encoding T9SS type A sorting domain-containing protein; translation: MKKQLQKKVYAFIVTVLMFSTLSNAQVVYTDVNPDMVLSCIFQTNCSPDYSLDLNNDGISDFVLSASKMFVNCGRCGPTGGHTMANGNSAVISSTSNCWIADTTGGYALNTLINSSLAWTNAIHTLVTKSVNCESCSPSPGSHLVYLPETGNWINVSGNYLPLKVQVGTDFFYGWIKLGVLIGQNTVSITIYEYAYNSIPNQPILAGQTTVTGIIENSLASSINLFPNPVTNHLTIALGNNTKKADVTIADITGKIIYSTSASETQKIEVNTKDFPAGIYIVQIHSGEFIGTKKLVVEK